A single window of Pseudomonas benzenivorans DNA harbors:
- the pheA gene encoding prephenate dehydratase, giving the protein MSEQELQALRLRIDNLDEKILELISDRARCAEDVARVKMKALPEGEKPVFYRPEREAQVLKRIMERNKGPLDNEEMARLFREIMSSCLALENPLKVAYLGPEGTFSQAAAMKHFGHAVISVPMAAIDEVFREVAAGAVNFGVVPVENSTEGAINHTLDSFLEHDMVICGEVELRIHHHLLVGETTKTDKITRIYSHAQSLAQCRKWLDAHYPNVERVAVSSNADAAKRVKSEWNSAAIAGDMAANLYGLTKLAEKIEDRPDNSTRFLIIGSQEVPPTGDDKTSVIVSMRNKPGALHELLVPFHNNGIDLTRIETRPSRSGKWTYVFFIDFVGHHRDPLIKDVLEKINQEAVALKVLGSYPKAVL; this is encoded by the coding sequence ATGTCCGAGCAGGAACTGCAGGCCCTGCGCCTGCGCATCGACAACCTCGACGAGAAGATTCTCGAGCTGATCAGCGATCGCGCGCGCTGCGCCGAAGATGTGGCGCGGGTCAAGATGAAGGCCTTGCCCGAAGGCGAGAAGCCGGTGTTCTATCGCCCCGAGCGAGAGGCCCAGGTGCTCAAGCGCATCATGGAGCGCAACAAGGGTCCGCTGGACAACGAGGAAATGGCGCGGCTGTTCCGCGAGATCATGTCTTCCTGCCTGGCCCTGGAGAATCCGTTGAAGGTCGCCTACCTCGGTCCGGAAGGCACCTTCTCCCAGGCTGCGGCCATGAAGCATTTCGGTCACGCGGTGATCAGCGTGCCGATGGCGGCGATCGACGAGGTGTTCCGTGAGGTGGCCGCCGGTGCGGTCAACTTCGGCGTGGTGCCGGTGGAGAACTCCACCGAAGGGGCGATCAACCACACCCTGGACAGCTTCCTCGAGCACGACATGGTCATCTGTGGTGAGGTCGAGCTGCGCATCCACCATCACCTGCTGGTCGGCGAAACCACCAAGACCGACAAGATCACCCGCATCTACTCCCATGCCCAGTCCCTGGCCCAGTGCCGCAAGTGGCTGGATGCGCACTACCCGAATGTCGAGCGGGTGGCGGTGTCGAGCAATGCCGATGCGGCCAAGCGGGTGAAGAGCGAATGGAACTCGGCGGCGATCGCCGGCGATATGGCGGCCAACCTCTATGGGCTGACCAAGCTGGCGGAGAAGATCGAGGACCGTCCGGACAACTCCACGCGCTTCCTCATCATCGGCAGCCAGGAAGTGCCGCCGACCGGCGACGACAAGACCTCGGTCATCGTCTCCATGCGCAACAAGCCGGGAGCCCTGCATGAGCTGCTGGTTCCGTTCCACAACAACGGCATCGACCTGACCCGCATCGAGACCCGGCCGTCGCGCAGCGGCAAGTGGACCTACGTGTTCTTCATCGACTTCGTCGGTCATCACCGTGACCCGCTGATCAAGGACGTGCTGGAGAAGATCAACCAGGAGGCCGTGGCGCTCAAGGTGCTGGGCTCCTACCCGAAGGCGGTGCTCTAG
- the hisC gene encoding histidinol-phosphate transaminase: MSCDFLALAQPGVQKLSPYVPGKPVDELARELSLDPAGIVKLASNENPLGPSPKVLEAVRGELAELTRYPDGNGFELKRRLAARCGVQASQVTLGNGSNDILDLVARAYLAPGLNAVFSQYAFAVYPIATQAVGAQGKVVPARDFGHDLEAMLAAIDGQTRVVFVANPNNPTGTWFGPQALSAFLERVPENVLVVLDEAYIEYAQGDELPDGLDYLARHPNLLVSRTFSKAYGLAALRVGYAISTAQVADVLNRVRQPFNVNSLALAAACAALEDDDYLLRSRQANDAGMAQLEDGLRALGLSWIPSRGNFIAVDFGRDTAAINQALLLEGVIVRPVAGYGMPNHLRVSIGTAQENTLFLAALAKVLGA, encoded by the coding sequence ATGAGTTGTGATTTCCTCGCCCTGGCTCAGCCAGGCGTACAGAAGCTTTCGCCCTACGTGCCGGGCAAGCCGGTCGATGAGCTGGCCCGTGAGCTCAGCCTCGACCCGGCCGGCATCGTCAAGCTGGCCAGCAACGAGAATCCGCTGGGGCCCAGCCCGAAGGTGCTTGAGGCCGTTCGTGGCGAACTGGCCGAGCTGACCCGCTACCCCGACGGCAACGGTTTCGAGCTCAAGCGTCGCTTGGCCGCGCGCTGCGGCGTGCAGGCCAGCCAGGTGACCCTGGGCAACGGTTCCAACGACATACTCGACCTGGTCGCCCGCGCCTACCTGGCGCCAGGGCTGAATGCGGTGTTCAGCCAGTACGCCTTCGCCGTCTACCCGATTGCCACCCAGGCGGTCGGCGCCCAGGGCAAGGTGGTGCCGGCCAGGGACTTCGGTCACGATCTGGAGGCGATGCTCGCGGCCATCGATGGGCAGACCCGGGTGGTGTTCGTCGCCAACCCGAACAATCCCACCGGTACCTGGTTCGGCCCGCAGGCGCTGAGCGCGTTCCTCGAGCGGGTGCCGGAGAACGTGCTGGTGGTGCTGGACGAGGCCTATATCGAGTACGCCCAGGGCGATGAGCTACCCGACGGTCTCGACTACCTGGCCCGTCATCCGAATCTGCTGGTGTCGCGCACCTTCTCCAAGGCCTATGGCCTCGCTGCGTTGCGGGTCGGCTACGCCATCAGCACTGCGCAGGTGGCTGACGTGCTCAATCGCGTGCGCCAGCCGTTCAATGTCAACAGCCTGGCCTTGGCTGCGGCGTGCGCCGCCCTCGAGGACGATGACTACCTGCTGCGCAGTCGCCAGGCCAACGATGCCGGCATGGCCCAGCTGGAAGACGGCCTGCGTGCCCTGGGCCTGTCCTGGATTCCCTCGCGGGGCAACTTCATCGCCGTGGACTTCGGTCGCGATACGGCGGCGATCAACCAGGCGCTGCTGCTTGAGGGGGTGATCGTCCGTCCGGTGGCGGGCTACGGCATGCCTAATCACCTGCGGGTTTCAATAGGTACCGCGCAGGAGAACACCCTGTTTCTCGCCGCGCTGGCCAAGGTGCTGGGCGCGTGA